A single window of Anomaloglossus baeobatrachus isolate aAnoBae1 chromosome 5, aAnoBae1.hap1, whole genome shotgun sequence DNA harbors:
- the LOC142312643 gene encoding olfactory receptor 5AR1-like, producing MKSEESLNKTEFIFEGLSDDPLLQYTFLLLFVAIYFIIICGNGLIFVVICQDIHLHSPMYIFLLNLSIIDIASTSNILPKLLIMVFIQNNIISFEDCIMQLYFFIFFVCTEVFLLAAMAFDRYVAICYPFHYVIIMSFDNTAVLSVMAWMVGLLSPVGHVALISRMSFCVSHVIRHFYCDISPLLSISCSDIYNVEILTYAVGTLVGIFTLIFTLLSYIFIVLKILTIKSKEGRGKTFSTCSSHLTCVIMFYGTMMCLHMRPTSTYSSKFDKCFALIYSALVPMLNPFIYSLKNKEVKKALRKLKSQVIKLIFEP from the coding sequence ATGAAATCAGAAGAGTCTCTCAACAAAACAGAATTTATATTTGAAGGTTTATCAGATGACCCATTGCTACAGTATACATTTTTACTCTTATTTGTAGCTATCTACTTTATAATAATTTGTGGAAATGGTTTAATATTTGTGGTCATTTGCCAGGACATTCACCTGCACTCTCCAATGTACATCTTCTTATTAAACCTATCTATCATTGACATTGCGTCTACCTCAAATATTCTACCAAAGCTTTTAATTATGGTCTTCATACAGAATAATATAATCTCTTTTGAGGATTGTATAATGCAACTATACTTTTTCATTTTCTTTGTTTGCACTGAGGTTTTCCTTCTGGCTGCCATGGCATTTGATCGTTATGTTGCAATCTGTTACCCTTTTCACTATGTTATTATAATGAGTTTCGACAACACTGCTGTATTGTCTGTTATGGCATGGATGGTTGGACTTTTGAGTCCAGTTGGACATGTTGCCCTCATATCAAGAATGTCTTTCTGTGTTTCTCATGTAATCAGGCATTTCTACTGTGATATTTCACCATTGCTGAGTATCTCATGTAGTGATATATACAATGTGGAAATTTTAACTTATGCTGTAGGGACACTTGTGGGAATTTTTACATTAATTTTTACGCTATTATCATATATTTTTATTGTTTTGAAAATACTTACAATTAAATCCAAAGAAGGTCGAGGAAAAACATTTTCCACTTGTTCTTCACATTTAACTTGTGTGATTATGTTTTATGGAACAATGATGTGTCTGCACATGAGACCCACATCAACTTATTCCTCGAAATTTGACAAGTGTTTTGCACTGATATATTCTGCCCTGGTTCCAATGTTAAATCCTTTTATTTACAGTTTAAAAAACAAAGAAGTCAAAAAAGCTTTAAGAAAACTCAAAAGCCAAGTAATAAAATTAATCTTTGAACCATAA
- the LOC142312644 gene encoding olfactory receptor 1G1-like: MFYGNFSKEVHINGFSLVGFSDVPDVQVEIGVLFLLAYIIVVGGNIIIIVAVCRSSHLHTPMYFFLLNLSIIDIFSTSNILPKLLHMLFTSCHIISFAGCITQTYFFANMACAEVILLAVMAYDRYVAICHPLHYTVMVSLHQTASLSLATWIISFLLPIGHIFYIINMSFCASKIIDHFFCDVSPLLKIACSDTFSVEKLSYIEAIIVGFTCFLCTLISYLFIISAILKIKSAEGRKKAFSTCTSHLTCVMFFYGTLFCLHLKPSSMYSPLVDKFFTVVYVVLVPMANPFIYSLKNKDVKKALNNLKQNFFIKPFKANNLRFMAISVKHVTI; the protein is encoded by the coding sequence ATGTTCTACGGAAACTTTAGTAAGGAGGTTCATATCAATGGATTTTCCCTTGTTGGATTTTCTGATGTTCCAGACGTCCAGGTCGAAATTGGCGTATTATTCTTACTTGCCTACATCATCGTTGTTGGAGGTAACATCATCATCATTGTTGCTGTTTGCAGAAGTTCTCACCTGCACACTCCCATGTACTTCTTCCTCTTAAATCTTTCCATTATTGATATCTTTTCAACATCAAATATTCTACCTAAACTGTTGCATATGCTCTTTACAAGCTGTCATATCATTTCATTTGCGGGATGTATAACTCAGACATATTTTTTCGCCAACATGGCTTGTGCCGAGGTCATTCTTTTGGCAGTCATGGCTTATGACCGATATGTGGCCATCTGCCACCCTCTTCATTACACAGTTATGGTCAGTTTACATCAAACTGCAAGTCTTTCCTTAGCCACTTGGATAATTTCCTTTTTATTACCAATTGgacatattttttatattattaacATGTCATTTTGTGCATCAAAGATCATTGACCACTTTTTCTGTGATGTTTCACCATTGCTAAAGATCGCATGCAGTGATACTTTCTCAGTAGAAAAATTGTCATATATTGAAGCGATAATCGTTGGATTTACATGTTTTCTCTGCACTCTTATATCATACCTATTTATTATTTCTGCCATTTTAAAGATCAAATCTGCAGAAGGCCGAAAGAAGGCTTTTTCCACATGCACCTCTCATCTGACTTGTGTTATGTTTTTTTATGGAACACTATTCTGTTTGCATTTGAAGCCATCCtcgatgtactctcccctggtggaCAAGTTTTTTACTGTTGTTTATGTTGTTTTGGTGCCTATGGCAAATCCCTTtatttatagtctgaaaaataaggATGTCAAAAAGGCACTGAATAACCTTAAACAAAATTTCTTCATTAAACCTTTTAAAGCCAATAACTTACGATTTATGGCAATTTCTGTAAAACATGTGACCATTTAA